TTTTATAAACACTGTCATCTGAAAGAACAATGTACACAAGAGCTCCACAAACTTGTCCCTTACTATCATGCGCCAAAAAAGCTTGATATTCAGGAGTTAGCAAAGAATTTTTAAGCTCTTGTGGTTCATATCCATTTAATTTTTTATAAATTTCTGCATCGTCAAACAATTGACACATTTTATTCACATCTAACTCGTTATTTTTGTCGAGAGGATAGATGGTGAATGAATTTTGATGATTGAGATACTGATCAAAGTCATCAGATGATTTTTTCATGATGCTGATATTTGAGTATGAGTAAAATTTCAATTTTTGCAGTAATGCACATATAGCTATGTTGTCTGATGTTATATGGGTATATATCGTATCGATATATGGAATTTTTTGTAAAAATTGTAGCATAGCAGTCGCTACTCCTTGACGCCTGTATTTTTTATCGACTACGATAGTTTTTAACCAAAAATCATGATTTTTAAAAAGAAAAAAAATGGCTGCACCATATATTTTATAACCTTTTTTCGCAATGATAATATGATACTTTTCAGACTTACACTTTTTCAGATAATATTTGCTTTCGTCTATATAATTTTTTATCTTAGCAATCGAAACTTCAGAACTCTCTTCTATTCCTTTATCTGAA
This genomic stretch from Candidatus Babeliales bacterium harbors:
- a CDS encoding GNAT family N-acetyltransferase translates to MVAYKKFFSVFSIIFIAFCLQTCTNNSQKLEIRFIDFNDEHEINSLYSFFSDKGIEESSEVSIAKIKNYIDESKYYLKKCKSEKYHIIIAKKGYKIYGAAIFFLFKNHDFWLKTIVVDKKYRRQGVATAMLQFLQKIPYIDTIYTHITSDNIAICALLQKLKFYSYSNISIMKKSSDDFDQYLNHQNSFTIYPLDKNNELDVNKMCQLFDDAEIYKKLNGYEPQELKNSLLTPEYQAFLAHDSKGQVCGALVYIVLSDDSVYKIEYLAVHKDYRRQGIAKTLIQAVQKLAFDNEIKTLQIAALVENTNALHCYQSIGFVEKHVSMKMKSI